From the genome of Plectropomus leopardus isolate mb chromosome 9, YSFRI_Pleo_2.0, whole genome shotgun sequence:
CTCAGTTGGGAATCTTCATAtcgaaggtgtgtgtgtgtgtgtgtgtagccctGCTGTTTGATATGAAGGCATTGTTGCTGCATTGTGGTTTCTAATTTCCGTGCACATGTGTGCGATGTATTGGCAGGTGGTCCCAGACTCAGATGCCCACAGAGCAGGGCTGCAAGAAGGAGACCAGGTTCTTTCTGTGAATGAGGTTGATTTCCAAGACATAGAGCACTCAAGAGTGAGTCAGAGCCCCATTTTCATCATGAGACCTACAcagattttatatttgtatttttatacagtatCTATTACATCTTCACAGGTTGGAACATGTTGAgagacatctgtgtgaaatgggcatttattttagaatttgCTTATTACATATTTCAGTAATTAAGTTCCcattaaattatgttaatatttctattcataaaatgtctcaaaaaattGAGACCAGTGTTGTATTGTTGTCAACAGTTTCCTccgtatattttttttaaataagggttcctgcagatcttTTCAGTCCAGccagtcttaaaaggcattgaattcattaatcgaACAATTGGGCcttaatttgcattaaaatgtcttaaatcaggcTTTCacaagtcttaaaaaatgctcagacattgGAGGTATGATTggtatgaatcttttttttctatcgtTCCattgcaaaagcaaaaaataagggctaacttaaaaaaataatgtattaaacGCCTTTTGTGTTAACATCATCAAAGAGCCATGTTTTATGTtagaatacattttgaaaaatataataaattccCCCATAACCTTCAGTAATTGTTATTGACACATGCTTATTGGTTACTTCAAAATTGGTCTGATATTTCTATTCCACTGGCATTAAAAGAgtatttaaaagtcttaaatcccacttgcTATAAGTTGTAGGTACCCTGTTAATATGTGATGGCCTTTTGATTGTGTTGCAGTAAGTTAATTTGTTCTTTGTCTTCAGGCTGTAGAGATTCTGAAGACTGCACGAGAAATACTGATGAGGGTTCGCTTCTTTCCTTACAGTAAGTCTGACACTACAAAATCATATCAAAAGCACGAGAACAATGTTTTATTATTGAAGaatttcttatttaattttggtTGGTAGGTTCAAGGTGCTGTACAGAGatactaaaaacaacataatacaaaagaacaattcaattcaaagataaaaatggcGCAATTCAAAGTGAACATTGTATAattagaaaaagagagagatggagcagTATAAgaatatgcaaaaataatttacaagatatagaattataataataagaccttggtttcaattttttttttttttttttaatttaaaaacttgcAATTTTGGGGTTATTCCTAATACCTTCAGGCAGTTGGTTCCACCGTTGTGCTGCATAATAACTAACAGAAACTTCTCCTTATTTAGATTTTGTCTTGAGCACATCTAGCAGCCCGTTCCCCGGTGATATGAGAGGTCTCGCAGGGTTATATCGCTCAAGCATGTCAGTCATGAATTTGGAGCCAACTCCATATGGAGAAAAGAAATCATTAATTATGGTAAAAGATATATGCGCAATTTGgttgaaaacacagaaaatatgtcAGATGCATTTGTACTAATTATGCTAAACGGGTCATCAGCTTCCAATGTCTGTGAATgcaattacattatttttattttagtatttcagCACTGATTGATTTGATTCACTCTACAGTTTTAATGACCCATTAGTATTTTGTAACCACAAATAACAGATAAATTAGATTACAATATTGATGTGTTTTACTTATATACGTAAAATTAGCCTATGCGTGTTTCTTGACAGACCACAATTAAACTATAGCcctgttgttttgctttgtttacaaTCAttactgatgcaaaaaaaaaaaaaaaaaaaaaaagaaaaaaaagtattaaaggaccagtgtgttGGGTTTATCCTGCCTTCCcatgaatcagaatcagaatcagaatcagaaaaagatttattgccaggtatagttaacacaatacgaggaatttgttctggtgggttggtgcaacataaatatagaaaaagaaaacagataaaatagaagatacaaatataaaatataaaatataaaatgtacgAGTCTTAcggtgcaaaacaaaacaagtaacacaagtaacagtgtaacagtgcaagaaacagaaccatggaattaaagtGTTATATACAAGAATGGTTGGagtgcaagatatatattgatatttacattgaaattcacatttatacaggtttgagtgcaattttatggtgtggatgtgccgcatgaccagcagcagtgccggtgatgtgcattaatgaacacattaatgtaacatacaGTCTATGAGGAGAGTGCGTCAGTGGGGGACCTGGGCCTTGTTTATGAGGCCGGTGGCAGACgggaagaaactgttcttgTGGCGTGAGGTTCTGGTCTTGATGGACCGAAGCCTCCTGCCAGAGGGGAGTGATTGAAAGAGTTTGTGTCCAGGGTGGGAGGGATCGGCCACAATCTTACCTGCACGCCTCAGAGTCCTGGAGGTGTACAGGTCCTGGAGGGAGGGCAGACTGCAGCCGATAACCTTTTCAGCAGAGCGGATGATACGCTGCAGCCTGCGCTTGTCCTTGGCAGTAGCTGCAGCAATGAATCCTGGCAGACAGCATATCGCAAACCAGATTTCATTTGAGTGGACAAGAGTAGGCAGTAATCGTAGTTACTTTTTTCATAAGAACCTACCCTAACTCACTTTAATAAATTTACAGTGTCgattttgtcttttatgatCCCTCAGTATGCCAATACTACAGTATATGTTCATTGAAGTTAACATATACTGCCGTATTAATCTGTTTATCTTTGCATCtcaaattttaaatcatttagtaattaatttgaccttttatatCTAATCTCTTTACTCTTTAATTGTAAATCTTTATcctttattatgtctttatatcTTATTGCCCAGTAAAGCACATAGAGCTGCCTTGCTTTGCCTTGCCTATGTTATACAGGGTGTGTAATatgccttttaaaataaaaaaggtcatATGTGAGAAAAGCTTTCATAAAGAACATATCTCGTTCTGAGGGACTAAACCTGAAGAATTTGAAGCTTATCAGCACTTAGCTGCCCACATGTTACAGGATCCACATATACTGTCGCTCAGATAACTATCAGGCTGATCTGCATGctttcagcaacaaaaaaacatgcttttgagCCACTGAATCCTATCAGACTTGTATATAAAGACATCCAGTCGAGTATTTTCAGGTtgtcctttgtgtgttttacaatcaGACTACCAAAGGCAGAAGGAGAGGACTGTACATTAGgtggcagcagagagagagagagagagagagagagagagttggacAGCCGCGTCACCGCACGTCATCACCCTCCTCCTACAGACTCTGGCCTCCATTCTGCTTCAAGATGACTGATGCATGACTAACGGCCTCAAGTCCTCCATGTAAGGGCAACACATACTCTCTTATACACTCTCTCGCCCAGATATCTGAGCGCTCCCTCCACTACTGTGATACATGATGATTTCCACTCCATCAGGTTGTGTTCACAGGAATCGAAGAAGCTCAAAACAGACATTTCACATTATAAATGATGGAACTGATGCATATT
Proteins encoded in this window:
- the LOC121947768 gene encoding PDZ domain-containing protein 11, encoding MDQKIPYDDYQLPVVFLPSYENPPAWIAPQERVHHPDYNNELTQFLPRTIVLKKPPGAQLGFNIRGGKASQLGIFISKVVPDSDAHRAGLQEGDQVLSVNEVDFQDIEHSRAVEILKTAREILMRVRFFPYNYQRQKERTVH